In Cloacibacillus sp., the DNA window CAAACTGTCTCTCGCCGCCTCGTTCGCCGCCACCCCGCTGTGGGTCATCGTCCGCGCCTTCGTCTAACCCCGTCAACGCCGCAGCTCCACCAGCACCTGTATCTCTGTGAGGAATTCCTCTTCCCTCATCGTGTCGCGGTTGTCTATCTCGTACATCTCAAACGGCTCGCCGAGCAGACGCAGGCCGTTGTTTTCGGCGTAGGCCAGCACCTCCGCCATCCGCGCCGCGTTCTGTTCGTAACCGCCGCCGTAGAAGTATGAGAGGTATTCGCCCGCCGGCAGGATAAAGTCATAGCCGGGCGTCCCGCTATCCAGGATAAAAAAGACGGCGTCGTAGACGTTGGAGATACCGCGCCGCAGGTTCTCCATCGAGGGAAAGGCGCCGATCACCTGGTTTCCGAAGTCCCGAATCTTCTCTTCGTGCTGCCGGTGAAGTTTTTTAACGGCGAAATCCATCTCCTCATCGCGCGTGATATGTTCG includes these proteins:
- a CDS encoding MerR family transcriptional regulator codes for the protein MRNYYKINEISKLYGIGADSLRYYERLGILRPRREANGYRLYSLKEMYKLNIIRDLRRLDFSMSQIKEYLADQSVGNTLELLHRERRLLGERLRDLRTREGLIRERIAVLDNARKIKTGVFTVKSLPERFCVQLSEHITRDEEMDFAVKKLHRQHEEKIRDFGNQVIGAFPSMENLRRGISNVYDAVFFILDSGTPGYDFILPAGEYLSYFYGGGYEQNAARMAEVLAYAENNGLRLLGEPFEMYEIDNRDTMREEEFLTEIQVLVELRR